In Syngnathoides biaculeatus isolate LvHL_M chromosome 8, ASM1980259v1, whole genome shotgun sequence, the genomic stretch CGCcaacgctgattttttttttttctgtcgcgGTTCTCCACACGCGGGTGGCGGgacgcaccctgaactggtcgccagccacttgCAGGAATCATCGGCACCGACAGGCAATTTACTGGCTTCAATCGACCTACCTTTTTTGGGATGTCCGAGGAAATACCCAAAGAGAAGGCGAAAACTCCAGACTtgactggatttgaacccacaactgCGAGGCGGGTGTGCTAATAAACAGCCGCAGTGTAGCACCCCCTACTGGCGAGGAGGGCTTACAGTACTTGAAGTCAGATTCGGTTTTGCGTCGAGTATCGGCGGCTGCTATCGGCAACCTTCACGGGGTTCCAAAATCTGGAAATAAGGCGACCGCTTTGCCCGGCACGGAGTAGCGGTCCTCGTCTGTCTTTCCGTCACGTCAGTGCGGTTGCGACGATGGAATGTAGGAGAGAAAATGTCGCAGCTCAGGAGTACTTATAGTATTCATTCAGCAACATGtaatacacgcgcacacacacacatgttgaGGCTGTTGTGTGCTCTTGGAGcatcctgcacacacacacacacacacacacacacacaatgctcGCACGTTTCCAGTCAAACACTCGACACAACTTTGAACGTCTCCGAGCGAGCACTTCCACATCCTTCGACAAAGAGAGACGGCAGACGTGCGTCTTACCTGCGGCGAGTTCACACTGGAAATGAAAGAGCGAGCGGTCGGATGGGCCACGCCCTCCGCAGCTCAGGCCCCGCCTACCCGCCCTTTTCTTCTTGCCGCTGTCAATCGTcgtcatcagaatcagcttcacTGGCCCGGTACGTCAacagcacacaaggaatttgcctcTGGTAGTTGAATCCACCCTAGTCCGACAAATCCATGTTGAGTACGAAGAACAACAAACAGTTCAGCGacagagaacttttttttttttttttttaaacttaattgtgcaaaggatgcaaaGTCGTCTCGTATTTAGAGCAATGCAAACAAAGTGTGCATTTGAGAGATTGTGCAGCGCAGCGAGCCTTGAGCAAAGGGTGGCAGGACTTCGACGAGCGTGTCGCAGTTCAACGTCACCGctcgtcggggggggggggggtcacgtccattgtgcaaatgttgcagtcAGATTACAACAGCGAGTGCACGGCAAATCCGTAATATCAATAATAACACTAATTGGCCTGGGAGGATGTGACAAACTCACATCATCCAAGTAAGAACCCTGCAAAATAATCTTTGGGAAACGGAATTAGGTCCTGCGCAAAGTAACAAATACAGAAGGAACTCCACGGAAGTCAAAGCGGAATGCAACCAAAGTGGCAAGAAAGTAACAAAACGGGGGAAATGCCTTGTGTGCATGCTGGGAGACTCGAGCAAAAGTCACGGAGGACGTGAGAATCATCAGCGCTGACAAAAAGACACACCAGCCCGTTTGAaggtcacgtttttttttattgttgcaaaGCAGAAGCGTGTTTCTGGCGCCCCCGTCTGGCGGCGGCAGCCCGGAGTCTCTCGTTCTTGCCGCCGCTTCACGAGTACATGGTCAGCTGAAGCCACTGGACGACCAAAAGTTTCCACAAAGTCAGACGCAAAGACCAGAACTAAAAGGGGGCAGATTGCGCGGAAACGAGTTCACCTCTTTGACGTCCAGGCTGATGGAGCCGCTGTTTCCTTTATCCAGAGTCTTGAAGGCTCCTGCGTGCGCACCACAAATCAGCACGTCGCGCGTCGCCCGTGGCCGAGCCGGTCGGTCGGGAGGGCGGAGGGGAAACTCACTGCACATGGCGTCCAGTCGCACCAGGCACCCGATGAAGTTGTCAAAGTCCATGTCGCCGTGCTCGTCGCTGTAGCGGCGGATGATCATCTTGTGCAGCTGCTCGTTGAGGGGGAAGCCTGCACGCACGCAAAACGTCACCGAAAGGCCGACGGGCGCTCGTCACGCCGGCCTCACCTGCGGCCTTGAAGGCGCGCGAGAGTTCGTTGCCGCAGATGACGCCCGACCCGTCCTTGTCGTGGGACACGTAGATGCCCTGAAAAAGCGCAAATGCCTTTTAGGCCCTCCCAAGTTGGAAGTTGGCCAAAGCGAAACGCACGCATGTCCTTCGGCCTCCCTGTTCCTAGCTAACTTCCCTCCAGTTGAGTTTTTGCTTCATCCCCGCCCCAGACCTTTTCAATCCAGACTCAGAACGCGTTTGACAAGATGAAGTCAAGCCAGAACCCAAGACGCCGACGTGCAGGCCTCCCTCCCGCTTCGGGACGGCAAGAGATCGCGGGGCAAAAACGGCGTCCGTGGGGGAGCCCCAAGGGGAGAACCACTgctgtacaaaaacaacaaaggacTTTTGGGAGAATATCAGATGGTCCGACCAGGtgaaagttgagctttttgATAGGCAGGCGTCTCGTCCCAACTGCTGTAAATGCAGCGCGGCGTTTCAAAAAGGGCCAGACCGACACCGCTGGTGCTTTTGGAGTTGGCAGTGCCGTGTCCTTgggctgcttttctccttcaggacctggacaacttgctgtgattgatggaaccgaGGGAAAATCCCAAACCTTTGATTTGAATTGGTCCAACCGGTTCTCAAAGCGAGCCGGGTCACTTCGAAGACCCTTTGGTCCTTCAAGCTACAAAGGGTTAGCTTTGCTATGATGGTCTGTGATGATTCAACATCAGCCAGGGAAACGGATGGACCCTTCTTCTCGAGACGGGATCGCGAAAAACTCCTCCTCGTCGCTCAGACGGGACGAATGTTGCTTATTTGACGTCGGGCGCCTCGTCGGACAGTCCTGGGGATTTTACGCCGACTCGGAAGTGCGGCTTTTTCCTCGGCGGAGGTCTCGAGTGACTCACCTGCCATCTCTTGATGTTGTTCCACATGTACTTGAACTCGTGGAAGCCCAGCTTGCCCGTGCTGTCGCTCTGCAGGCGGCGCCGTTGAAGACAAACGCGGCATTTAGAACATTCCAGACTTTTGCGACGCCTCCCGCATTGGTCGGGGCAAGGATACGTACGTCCATGACGGCCACCATGCTTCTGCACGATTCGATGCTGAAGCCGTCAGTCTTCAGATTTCCATCTGACACGAGAGACGAGCACGCGCTCGTCAGTTCATCCCGTGTAGAACGTCGGCGAGCGCTAACTTAGCCTCCCGGTTCTTATTTCACGACTTGAATTTAGCAAGTAGCTAACAAAGTGCTTGTTAGCTTAACATCTTTGACTTACGCTTGGTGAGAACTTGGTTGAGGATGTTCATCAACTCTTTGGGGTTCACCTCCATGTCCTGaacgacattaaaaaaaaaaaaaaaaaaaatgcacacaaagacGACCGCATGAGACACGTGCGCACAAACCAAACATGCACACGCGGCCTTGATTGTTTAGCGTCACCAAGAAATGCGCACACATTTTGTGACGCACCCTCTCGTCTgttgtgcgcacacacacaaagtgcacAAAGTACACGCTGGCACCGAGTCGTACGTCCGCCAGGTCAAGCGGGGTCGCGTTCAGCCCGAGTCTCAGTTAGACTGACCGACTGAGTCCGTCACCACGGTAACAGACTGGGCAAGCCTCCGACTTCCTCGCACCCGGGATCGAAATTTAACAAGGGTGCCAAATGTGCGGTCCGCGGCCCGTGACGATGACTGGAGTTGAAAACAAGTACGGGGGCCACTTTGTTTCCCTCCCGCAGTAGAAATATTTGCAGGCACGGAATATTGCAAAATATCAGGTCGGCAGCCTTTTGGTTGTTGGATTTTTGTTGGCATTTACAAGGCCGGTGAATAAACGCACCCGCTTTCACTCCAGATGAGGCGCAAATGGAGGCAAATTTCTCAAGATTTCGCAGACCTCCGCTAACTCGAGCTCGATGGtgagaatatatatttttttgtcatacattGAGACGACAACCTCTTTATGGATAATGGCGTGATTACTTGGCTGGAAaatgcaaatgtgacaaaacctCGAGTCACATCTGCAGGCTtctgttgcacatttttttgggagggggttcTTGTCCCAACAAATTACAATTGATTATTGTTAATTATGATTGCATGGTCCTGTAGATCCGCTCTCATCTGTAAGTTGCACGTGGAGACCGGATTGATGAACTCATGTGGACGATTTAAAAACAGACAAGGTGTTCATAAGTTCgaaatttgaaatgaatatCGCTCGACAAGCAGCCTCGATTCCTTCCCGAGTTTCTCTTGCGCAAAGTCTCTCGACTGTTTTTACTACATCGGGGCGTGTGCGCACGTTTGGCGCGACAGAAAGAAGCGGGTCGACCGGTCTGACGCGACGGAGCCGGAATACGAGAGCGGGGCGTACTTCGGAATGTCGGGAAAGCCGCGGGTGCGGCGGACGACCGAGACAGccgccaaaaaaacaaaaaaaaaaaagcaagatttCACCATCCATTGCTGATATTACCAATGGTGAAAatccatattatttttttgggggggattgtTCAACCTTTAGAGGCCTCAAAGGCTTTGTCACTAAACTTCAGCTGGGAGCGGCAGTAAGcctctttttcaaaaattgttcaATATTTGCAAAAACCAATGGAGAGTTTCAACTGCAACAAGTCAATAAGAATATCAAATGATGTAAATGAATCCTAAAACTCAAATAGagcaattaatttaaaattagacaggaaaaaaaaatacaaacttgaaaaaaagatggtatgattttttttttcatagtgtaAAACGTGACTGGTCGTCATCTTAACCCATTcctgggcagggtggcaattttttgccttattgagatcaaagtctcctaacaggccacaatcgcGTGAATAACACTTGTTTTTCGTTTATGCtaaagttatatgataactttactcgtttagaatctcgtcccaaaaatcttgaactgctaactttgaccgatgagttatcctctcttgataccaaattatggcttcagattaaaacacttcagtattattatcattttgatATAATGCGTGagaatcatgatgtcccaaaaatgggacgctgcccacgaatgggttttaatgCAGTTGCGTCAAGCCCGCCTCCTCCCGAACGCTAACCCCGTCTCTGATTCTGATCTAGAGGCAGCGATTGGTTCAGGAAATATCTTCGTCTTTATAATAACTGCCG encodes the following:
- the capns1b gene encoding calpain small subunit 1b, which codes for MSFVKSFIGGILNVVSNIDPAIFMPSDPPPPRRPLAFEEAHENDEEKAFRRAFKKLAGDDMEVNPKELMNILNQVLTKHGNLKTDGFSIESCRSMVAVMDSDSTGKLGFHEFKYMWNNIKRWQGIYVSHDKDGSGVICGNELSRAFKAAGFPLNEQLHKMIIRRYSDEHGDMDFDNFIGCLVRLDAMCRAFKTLDKGNSGSISLDVKEWLQLTMYS